TACCACACCAGTTGGTTCACCTTTTGTATACATATGTTCATATGATGCGATAGGATACTTACCTGATATTACATTTTCTTTTGTAGGTTCAACACCGTTATATTTTAATGCTTTTACTGAGTCATCTACATATGAGAATGCAAGATAGCTTATTGCACCTTTCTTTTCAGCAACTGTCTTTCTAACTGTACCTGATGCATCTTCTGTTAGTGCTATACCTTGTACTTCATCTTTACCGCCTAATACTATTTTCTTAAATGTAGCTCTAGTACCTGAGCTTGTTGGTCTATTTATAACTACTATTGGTTCGTCTTGACCTCCAACGTCTTTCCAATTCTTTATTTTACCTGTGAATATATCAACTAGTTGCTGTTGTGTTAGACTATCAACAGTTACATCTTTATTTGCAACAACTGCAAATCCTACAACTGCTACCTGATGGTCTACCAATGCTTTAGCATCAATGCCTGATTTTTCTTCTGCAAATATATCTGAATTTCCTATATCGGCTGCACCTTGTGATACTTGTGTTAAACCCGTACCACTTCCACCGCCTTGTACATTAATAGTTGCTTTAGGATATTTTTGATTAAATAATGTTGCTGCTTGTTCAACTAATGGCTGTAATGCTGTTGAACCAACGGCCGTTGCAGTACCTGAAACATCCTGACTGCTTGAATTGTTTGTATCTGATGATTGATTTGTTGCTGTACTGTTATCTGCATTATTTGATTTTGAACCACATGCAGAAAAAGCGAATACGCTGACAATCATCAATACCGCTAATAAAAGTTTTACTGTTCTGCTTTTTAACATAAAAGCACCTCCAAAATATTTTCTTTTCTGTACAAGTATATTTTAACAATCTATTGTAAAGGGACTATTAAGAGAATGTTAAAATCATGTTAAATACATAGATAATTTTAGCTTTTGGGAAGATTAATGGTAAATTTTGTCCCTCTGCCGACTTCACTTTCAACTGTAATATTCCCCTTCATAGATTCTACTATATGTTTTACTATCGCAAGGCCAAGTCCTGTTCCGCCAAGTTTTCTCGACCTTCCTTTATCAATTCTATAAAATCTTTCAAATAGTCTTGGAATATTCTCTTTAGAAATACCTATTCCACTGTCTTCAACAGTTATTATTATTTCATCGTATGAATCTATAGTCGAAACTTTGACATAGCCACCTTCTTGAGTATATTTTATCCCATTGTCGATAAGATTTATTATCATCTGCCTAAGC
This portion of the Thermoanaerobacterium sp. RBIITD genome encodes:
- a CDS encoding phosphate ABC transporter substrate-binding protein codes for the protein MLKSRTVKLLLAVLMIVSVFAFSACGSKSNNADNSTATNQSSDTNNSSSQDVSGTATAVGSTALQPLVEQAATLFNQKYPKATINVQGGGSGTGLTQVSQGAADIGNSDIFAEEKSGIDAKALVDHQVAVVGFAVVANKDVTVDSLTQQQLVDIFTGKIKNWKDVGGQDEPIVVINRPTSSGTRATFKKIVLGGKDEVQGIALTEDASGTVRKTVAEKKGAISYLAFSYVDDSVKALKYNGVEPTKENVISGKYPIASYEHMYTKGEPTGVVKAFLDFMMSDEVQKGPAAKLGFININEMQVKLK